GTGGTGAGTTCGTTCCATTTTTTACCGTCCGGACTCCAGTAAAACCGTATATGAGAGCCGTCTTTCACGTCCATTTTAAGCTGAACTGCTTTTGCTGCGGCAATCGACTCCTGCCGGAGAATCTGCCGCTGATCTTTCTTTACTTCCCAAATCTGTACCTGATTGCCCTGAATGCCGAGGCCTACGGCTTGTCCGGCATCCCCGTAGAGCACCAGACCTTTCAAGGCCGCATTTTGATTGACGACTTCGGTGGTCATGGTATAATCACCCAGAAGGGGGCGAATCGTCAACGCCGTACCGGAAAGGTTGTTTGCAAGGGATTGACCCGTTAAGAAAAGGTTGCCCTTACTGACTTTAACTTCCGGTGTGGCATGACGAAAATCCCACTGCCAGCTGCCAGATACCGCGGTTGCTGAAAAGTCATCCCGGAAATTCTTGACGCGTTCCGCCTCGTTGCCCAGCGGTTTGATTCGGGGCCATTCCGCATCCCACACCACTTCGCCCAGCATACCTTGTCGGCCCGTGTACACAAGCTCCTTCTTATGGTAAGCATGGTACAGGTAATAGGTTTTGCCAGTTGGCGAAGTAACCAGCGTGCCGTGGCCCGTACACTTCCATTCGTCAGTTTCGGCCAGTAAAGGATTGCCTTCAAAGCGAGTATAGGGGCCTTGCAGAGATGCCGACCGGGCAACTTCTACTTTGTAATTACAGTCCCTGCCGCAGCAATTGCCCGGGGAATAAAACAGATAGTATGCGTTGTCTCGCTTGATGAGAGCTTGTCCTTCCAACCCTTCTTTTTTATCATCCCGCAGGAGCATAAAGGGTTCTCCTTGTACTTTTAATCCGTCATTGGAAAGTCGACTCCCCAGAATTTCAATGGGCCGCTGATCCAGACCATAGGCTTTCCAGGTGATGTACAACTGCCCCTTATCTTCGATCACAAAAGGATCAATCGCTTCTTTGCCAAACTCAAGCAAAATGCCCCGGTCAGTAAATCCTTTTGCTGGGTTACTGGATGTTGCTACACCGATACAGGAAATGCCATCGCTTTTTTTGCGGGCTACGTAGTACACAAAGTAGGTGCCGTTTCGGTAATACAGCTCCGGGGCCCAGAACGAAGCCGCCGCCCAGACGGGCGTTTTGGGAAACACGTACCCTACGGGTTGCCAGTGGAGTAAATCGGTAGACTGCAGTAC
This region of Siphonobacter curvatus genomic DNA includes:
- a CDS encoding glycoside hydrolase family 43 protein; the encoded protein is MKLLLFLLITLPFLTFSTPESISSVSTLALIDSSQRHENPVIPGDFADPSIIRVGQTYYATGTSSEWAPHFPVLQSTDLLHWQPVGYVFPKTPVWAAASFWAPELYYRNGTYFVYYVARKKSDGISCIGVATSSNPAKGFTDRGILLEFGKEAIDPFVIEDKGQLYITWKAYGLDQRPIEILGSRLSNDGLKVQGEPFMLLRDDKKEGLEGQALIKRDNAYYLFYSPGNCCGRDCNYKVEVARSASLQGPYTRFEGNPLLAETDEWKCTGHGTLVTSPTGKTYYLYHAYHKKELVYTGRQGMLGEVVWDAEWPRIKPLGNEAERVKNFRDDFSATAVSGSWQWDFRHATPEVKVSKGNLFLTGQSLANNLSGTALTIRPLLGDYTMTTEVVNQNAALKGLVLYGDAGQAVGLGIQGNQVQIWEVKKDQRQILRQESIAAAKAVQLKMDVKDGSHIRFYWSPDGKKWNELTTAAGVYNGSFLPPWDRSPRPGLLHQGTTTEPAVFSFFALSYQ